The Pseudanabaena sp. PCC 6802 genomic interval TAACAGACGAGCATCCCGTATGCGGCGCGAGCTGGTATGAGGCAGATGCCTACGCCCGGTTTCGCGGCAAAAGGCTTCCCACAGAAGCCGAATGGGAAAAGGCTGCCAGGTGGAATCCCCACATGCATCGCAGCCAAATCTACCCCTGGGGAGACTCATCCCCAGAGCAACTCCATTGCAACCACAATCAGTTCCAAGGTATGACCACTCCTGTCAATGCTTTCCCATTGGGGCAAAGTGCCTATGGCTGCTATGACATGCTCGGTAATGTTTGGGAATGGACTGCCAGCTTGTTTCAGCCCTATCCAGCTTTTAGCAGTTTTCCTTACCCTGGCTATTCCAGTACCTATTTCGATCGCTCCCATTACGTACTTAAGGGGGGAAGCTGGGCCACTCGCCCTTGGGCATTACGTGTCTCCTTCCGCAATTGGTACTACCCCCACGTACGCCAGATTTTTGCTGGTTTTCGCTGTGCAAGGGATGCCTAAGCTGTTGGATCGATTTCTGAAATTGAGATTTCTCTCTTTGGAGATGTTTCGTACACCAACCTCACACTGCCAAAATATAACAAGCTATACCAATTGAGGAGAATTATGGCAATTTCTAAGGCTGAGTCTGAGGTTTCTAAAGCTATGCTGGGCGATCGCCTTTTTCTGGAGCGTTTAGTCAATGCAACGGACTCAGTCTATACCTCTGGTGCTGATGTAGTAAGTGGCTTGAGCCAGCAGCCTAAAACCCTACCTGCCAAGTATTTTTATGACGATCGCGGCTCCGAGCTATTCGAGCAGATTTGCCAACTGCCGGAATATTATCTAACCCGTACCGAGACTTCAATTCTGCAAGCATGTGCGCTCGACATTGCCAAAATTACGGGGCCTTGCGAACTAGTTGAGTTAGGTAGCGGTAGCGCAACTAAAACGCGGATTTTGCTGGATGCCTATACAGAGATGGGTTACCCCCTGCACTACCTTCCAATTGACATCAGCACGGGCATCTTGGAAAGCAGTGCCCTCGATCTTCTGCATGATTACCCAACCCTTAAAGTACACGGTTTAGTCGGTACCTACGAACTTGCCTTAGAACGATTAAGCCTGCCGCATTTGCCCACACGGACGATCTGTTTTCTGGGCAGTACGCTCGGCAACTTAAACAATCGGGAGTGCGATCTATTTTTCAACAGAATTGCATCTACTCTGAACAAAGGCGAGTATTTCTTGCTAGGTGTGGATTTACAGAAACCAATAGAAATACTGGAAGCAGCCTATAACGACGATCGAGGTGTAACTGCCCAATTTAACTTGAATATGCTGCGCCACTTAAATCACAGATTTGACGGTGACTTCGATCTGACTCAGTTCAACCACCAGGCATTTTACAACCTCTCCGAGCATCAGATCGAAATGCACCTGCGCAGTTTGAAACCTCAGTCTGTGAAGTTGCGATCGCTAGATCTAACAATTAATTTCGCCCCAGATGAAACAATCCGCACCGAAATTTCGCGCAAATTTGACACCCAAAAACTAACCCAAACCCTTGAAAATATTGGCCTAGCCAGAGTTAAAACCTGGACAGATCGCAATCGATGGTTTGGGCTTTTACTTATGCAAATGTCTTGAAGCGAGACGCGATCGAGCTAGTAAAAACTAGCCCTGGCGAGCTTTGAATTTGGGATTGCTTTTGCAAATCACATAAATCTTGCCACGACGGCGCACCACCTTACAGTCTTTGTGGCGAGTTTTTGCAGACTTGAGCGAACTTAGGACTTTCATGGCAGGACTATTTCAAGGTTTTAAAATTCAAAAATTCAAACACGGTCTTTTATTCTACCATAGGCCAGTAATAATTAAGCCTGAAAATTTGCGTGGGTCGCAGTAATGGTTTGATTACTTTTGCAAACCCTGCTAGGATTGAATTCTATTACACCGGGATGTAGCGCAGCTTGGTAGCGCACCTCGTTCGGGACGAGGGGGTCGAAGGTTCAAATCCTTTCATCCCGATTACTGCAAATCCTTTCCAGAAAAGCGTTTCCACCTCTTTCTGAAACCGACTTAGCACTTCGTTATTGAGAATGCACTGCTACGTTTTGCTATGGGTTGCCACATTTTAAAGGGTTTTCGGGTACGATTATGGGTACGGTATTTCGTACCCAACGTATGGGCAAAAAGAGCATTGTTAGCATTGAGCGATCGCGTCCTGAGGTTACGCTGGCGACATAACTGTAAACGGCACTGTGTGGCTCTGGGACTACAAGATAGCCTGACCAGTAGAGTTGACAGAGATATTTGGACAAAAATTTTCAGACAGCCTCCAACTTTCAGAATCTTCACGTAAGGAAAGAATAGGTCTGGTAAAAGCAGCTTGGGATTACGGCATAAAACTTAATCTCGTTCAGCGCAATCCTTGGGAAGCAGTGCTGCGCAAAATTACAGTACCACCCCAACAAGCGCCGAAGCCTTTCACTCGTGAAGAGATAGTCACTAATGTTCGATCCAGTTGATAGGGATTGAGATATTGGGTTCCTTTCGTCACCCCAACCTGCGGCTACAGCGATAGGCTAATATGGGGGCAACAATCGACGAAAACCATGACTCAATACTACCAAAAGAAAAAGTACATTTCGTAGCAATAGGCCGGGAACTGATAGTTGAATTGGCTGATTTGCCGTACCAGTTTGAATGCTTGCACCAAGTTGCTTTGCCAAACATTCCATCCACTTGATTGAGCGAGAAGGTTCCAGCAATCTATGCAGCCATTCTGTCGGAATTCCTTCCTTACCAACTGATGCCCCGACAATACCACCTACCATCGCTGCAATTGAATCGGTGTCACCGCCACATTGAACTGCTGCGATAATTGCTCCCTGGTAGTCATGTTGATGACTTAACCAAGCATGGATAGCTACGGCTACAGAATGATAGACGTATCCAGAAACACCTCCAGAAAGTCCCAATCCTGCTGCAAATTGTGGTGTGGATTCAGCTTTCTTAACACTATCTACTGCTTGGCTAATTAATGAAATTAATTGATTAGCATCGCTATCCAAACAAGAGTTTAGTTGAGCCATAAAATCATCCCCCGATACGATTGTTTGACAAGCATTTCTGGCTGCTAATGCGATCGCAAAAGCACCATATTCTGCTTTGGGATCTGTGTGCGTGATTCTTGAAGCAATCCGAACTGCTTCTCGAAGTCTATCAAGATCGCTGATAGCTACACCTAAAATTGCCGAACGCATAGCAGGACCATTTCCAGCAGAGAAAACCCCACTTTTGTTGGGAGAAACTCCGAACCATAACTTCAGGATAGAGCGTAGGGTCGCCAACCCAACTCCTGCTGGAAAACCAAGAAGCCACCAACGGAGCCGCCGAGCTAATTGATTCTGAAACTCAGCTAAATTACCGCCAGAGGCAATAAGTGACTGTGCAACGATACAAGTATGCTCAGTATCATCAGATATCATTCCAAATCCAAAGAGTAAGCGATGCTGATTCGGAAATCCAAGCAACTTAGAGGCACGATGACGAGACAAGCCTTCATAAGGAAGCCCAATTGAGTCCCCTATAGCAGTACCTAAAATTGAACCAGTGATGTGAGATGGTTTCATGAAGCTCAGGTTTCACGGGTTAACAAGCCCACCAAAGTTCTTATACCAACTCTCCAAAGTATACTACAGATTGTGTAACCCCTAAAGATGAATGCAGGGAGTAGGTCAGGAGTATACAAATGACGGCGATCGCAAGAGGTGTGGGGCTTGTTTCAGCCATAACAAATCCCTTTTACATTTTGTACTTTAGCTAGATAACGTTTGCGATCGCCGGACTCAAAACATCTTGCTAACATGATACTTTAAAGTTCCGGTGCATTGGGTTTATGGGGAGACGCACCGCTTTCCCAAAAATCCGATCTGACAGGTACCCTCGCGAGTAGATTCAGGATGGTATATTGCTCTTTAATCAGTTCTGCCTACCACAAATAACCTTTATTTTGCAAGTTCTAGTTCGACAACCCGATAGAACTCTTTCACGTGTTTAGGAGACTGAAGATGATAAACACGCTTGTTTTCCTTAGATTTATGCACGTACTCTCGGTACTTTGGAGTGAGCTTCTTATTGCACAGCCAAACCGTGTAATAACTGTTTAGCGTCCCCCTCAAGAGCGGACTATTCTCAGGCCAATTTTCTGGTGGAACTAGACAGCCTTTCAGGAATCGCTTCGTTACCCACCAATAGTGCTGGAGAACTGGCATATCCAGATAAACCAAGGTGTCTGCAACCTCCAGCCGTTCCCATACTGTATCCCACGATCCATAGCCATCAATTATCCACTGGTCTTGTTGGAGAAGTCGATCGTGGGCGGCTTTATATTCTTCGTAGGGAATTTCGCTACCGCCGGGTTTATACTTCAGAAGGTCTAAAGCGACCATAGGTAAACCTGTCATTTGTGCTAAACGTTTACTGAGAGTAGACTTCCCACCTCCAGCATTACCAAAAACAGCAACTTTATTCATGGGTATCTCCTTCATAAACCTTGCCTTTAAACTACTCTTTAGTTGAAAATTGTTTGTTATCTTCTCAAGAAGAACTTGAAAGCCAACGTTGCCCATCACCTGCCGTAGATAACCTGTGCATCATAATAGCTCAACTCTCGGCAGTCGGTGGGCATGGGCGTTGTTAGCTGGATGTTTCGTAGTGGCACTCTGAAAGCCGATGCATAGACGTTGCCTGTAACCAATAACTAAGCGCAAGGCTTTATCTACCTTAATTAAAAAGAAATGGCTTGACAGAAGAAATCATACGCTCCAACTCAGTTTTGTTATGCCTGAGAAGATCGTGCCCCCATAATCCATCAGTATTATCAGAACAATTAGCTGAAAGAGACTCTCCAATCGATTCAAAGCTCTTTCCAAGACTCTTTCTTAATTCCTCTGGATTAGATAAGACTCCAAGGACAAAAACTCTGTCCTTTACATCATCTGGAATCTGTTGCTTGACGTAATCAAGGCAACTTTCTTGTCTATCAAAATCAATAAGTAATACAAAATATCTATTCGGATACTGTCGCATTTTAGGTATAAAATTCGTTGTAAACTTCTCTACTACTACTTTCCAGCCACCGACATATGGCAAAACTTGAATCGATCGTTCGTTAAGTTGAGGATGAAGCAAAAAACCATTTGCGATGTCTGAATCAGCCTCATCTTCGGGCAATACAAGAATATGTGGAAAGTACTTGTTAACACTCATAATTCTGTATCACCAAGGATTAAGTTATCTATAAGGTCGCCGCTGATAGATACTTCGCTCAGCGATTGGATCAAAGTTGGTTCTAGATGGCTTTTCTGATCGAGCAAAAAAGTGTTTTCACTCGAAAATTTTCGGATAGCCTCCTCATTGTGTGAGGTTGCTAAAAGTTGCCCACTATTTTTAAAAGAACGTCGTAGTGAAACAACAAAATGTCCAACTTCTGATAAAGAAAGGTAGTTATCAGGCTCGTCCCAAAAGCAAAAAAGTGGGCCGTAGTATTTGTTGGCAGCTAGGGCAACTGCACAAAGGAAAAAGCATTTCTCTCCATCAGACAAGTCTTTAAATTCAATAGTCAAGTTTGTATTATTCTTTTCAAACCTGACGATCATACTCTTGAAGTCTTTGCCAACTAATTCATTTTGAATATCGCTAATATCAGGCATTACTGCTTGGAGGTATTTGTCTATCTCTTTATAAGCAGCAGGATAACGGCTAAGCAACCCTGAGAACCACTCTCCAAAATTTGAACCATCTCGCTTTGGCTCCAAAGTTTCACCGTTGGAGTCTCCAGTAATCAAGCTTGGAATTGGAGCTAGAATAATCATTCGTGCAAGCCAAGTTCTGAAAATACGTAGCGGATCGGTTTCTGATTGTTCTTGGATCACTGGAAGGGCAATAAGATGTCAATCTACTAAGAACTGAGCTTCTCGATTTCGTGAAGTAAGAGTAACTTGGGCTTCTTTTCTAGAGTAAACCGCCTCTCCTGAAACTAGCAATTGTTCTTCAAATACCCGAAGTTCTTTAAAGCCTTCGGGCAACTCCAATGCAAGCACATACTTATACAACTTGTTTTCAATTAGCACCTCTATTTCGAATCGAATTGGGACATTAGATCTATTGGGGGAAAAGTCTTTGGGTTGGACTAGCTGACTAACTCTATTGACACCTTGACCAATGCTCTGAAATAGCTCTAGTGAACTAGCAATGGTTGACTTACCCACACCATTTCTTCCAATTAAAAGTGCGGATGATATTTCCTTGAGGGAAAATTCAAAATTCTCCAGGCATCTAAAGTTATGTACGTACAGCCTTTGGAGCATAGCAAAATAACTCCGAGTTTTGGGAAATGAAGATTTTTGGGACAACCTATTTAACCAATTTACACTATCGGTAACTCTCAGCGAAGCCATGTATAGAAAGCAGAGACTTTGGGGCTTCCAGCTAACTATATATTACTATGCAAAATGCTATATAAATTCCCCATAGGGGAATTTATTCTCCTATTTGCAAAATAAATCAACCATTAGCTTTATTATCCGGCTTTTTTTGGTAATGTCCCCATCTTGGGGTTTATTTAACAAAATACAAAATAAAGTACCAAAATCTTATGCACTAATCGCTTTTTATGTTTTTGCAGTGATCCTTAGATCGAAAATTTGCGTAGTACATGTGATGGCTAGCAAAACAAAGGAGTAAAGACATGTCTGGAAGCGATGATAACAGCAGTGGTGGTGGCAGAGATGATACTCTACCCGGTGATGTTCGACACTCTGGTCTCGATGATGGTGCGAACCACGACCTGTTCGACGATCGCGGCAACCACTTTGAAATTGACGACAGAGGAAACCACTTTGAAATCGACGATCGCGGCAACGATCGCTTCGTTGGGAACGATGCCAACGAGGATTTTCACGGTGGTATGGGTGATGACGATCTATTCGGCAATGGCGGCGATGACAGTCTTTCGGGTAGTAGAGGCAGGGATACGCTCGATGGCGGCATCGGCGATGACAGCATGCTTGGCGGCAGAGGTGCCGACGATCTGATTGGTAGAGAAGGCGACGATTTTCTCCATGGCAATCGGGGCGATGATATCCTGAATGGCTTTGGCGGTGGTGCAGGAGAAGTCGATACCTTGCAAGGAGGGTTGGGTGCCGACATTTTTGTCCTAGCTGATGCGAACGGTACTTTCTATGGTGCTGACGACTCTTTTGCCATAGTTCTGGATTTCTCTGGAGCAGAAGGAGACACAATTCAGTTGAGTGGTGGTGCCGCTAACTACAGGTTAGAGTTCGATTTCAGTAATAGTTCCTCTGGAGATACTTTACTGCGGCGCAGCGACAATAACGATCTAATCGCCATCTTCACAGATACGACATCGATCGATCTATCTCTGGATGCTATTTTTGTTTGATTGACTGACTTGCTAATTGGCGCAACGCGATCGCCCAAATAAATTCCCCCGAGTAAACAAACCAGGTCGATAAAAATGCTTGGGAATGCTCTAGTTTTCTGGTTAAATGAGATCCGATTCACTACCAGCTTACTTTCAGTCGCCTGTGGACGCACCACCCTCCGATCTGGAGTTATTCCGGGCATTGCAGACTAGACAGCCCTTAGTCCTGGGGCAGTTATACGATCTCTATGGAGACATTATGTACAGTCTGGCGTTACGAATTCTCGGCAATCCTCAGGAAGCAGAAGATTTGGTGCAGGAGATTTTTTTATCCCTGTGGAGAGCCTGTACTTTTAACCCCGATCGCGGCTCTTTTAAAACTTTTCTATTAGTGCTGGTGCGATCGCGGGCGATCGATCGGTTGCGATCGCAGAAGAAGACGCGAACTATGCTAGAACGATCTGGCAAAGAGATAACGGACAAACAGTTCAGCAGTGCTCCTTTGGATGAAGTTGCTGCCGATGAAGTAGGTCAACGGGTGCGCTTAGCGCTCGCCAATTTGCCAGAAAACCAGCGTCAGGCACTTGAGATGTCTTATTTTGAGGGACTGACGCAACGGGAAATATCCGATCGTTTAGAAGTTTCGCTCGGAACCGTGAAAAGCTGGTTTCGACTGGGTTTTACGAAGCTACGACAATCGCTAGAAGATCTCATAAATTAGCTCATTAAGTTAAATTCGCAAGCTCATAAGTTAAATTTCACATCCTATGCCGCCATCCTCTCCCCAAGAACCAATACCCGAACACCTGGAGGAATTAATGGTGGGATATGTTCTTAACGCGCTTTCTCCTGAGGAAGCGGCGGAGTTCGAGCGCTACCTGCAAGCAGATCCGAGTTTAACGACAAAAATGAAGCAACTAGAGGAAGTCATCGGACTCATCGGACGTACGCCTCCTCTAGTTGCTGCCCCCGCAGAACTAAAAAACAGGATTATTAAAGCTGCTCAAGCCCAGGTCGGTATTTTCGAGCGTTTGCGCCTTACTTTACCAGCGATAAAACTCCCAGCGATAAAATGGCGCAGAATTGCGGCTATAGCTCTTGCTCTGGTTGCTGTAGGAGTCGCGATCGATAATTACCAACTGCGCCAGAAGTTAGCCTTACAGAAAATGTCCGGCAGCAAGGTTGAAGAGTCCGAACTATACGTGTTTCACCTTAAAGGAACGCCTGCAGCCAGCACTTCTATGGGAAGTGTCATGTTAGATTTACATGCTGGCAGGGTTGTGTTTGCTCTGCAAAACCTGCCTCCCTTACCAGAGGGAGAGGCATATCACCTGTGGGCATTTATGGAAGGCAAAAAGATTCTCTGTGGCCGGTTTAATACCACTCCCAGCGGTCAAATTGTCACTACGCTACCAGTCGAGCTGAAGGAATATACCAATCCTGTCAAGTTTGTCCGTGTATCTAGGGAATCAACTACCACACCCCCGAATCCCCAAAAAAAGGCTCTGGTCATGACCAGCGAGTCTTGAGGCTTTCTTAAAACGAAGGTAAAGGCGGCATTTCTGGGATGCTCTCTAGCTGGCGATCGGAGATTTGCTGGACGCTTTCCCACCTGTAGCCCAAAGCTTCAAAGGTGCGAGCGTTGGGAATCAAGCGCCGCCGCCCCGAACTGATCACGTAGATGGCAGCACTACTACCTTTGAGTAAAGTACCATCCTGGAAAATTATTCGCCCAGTCAGTGGCGGCAGCTCTGGAATGGCACTGAGCGCGCGATCGCTAATTGTCTGCACGTTTTCCCACTTGTAGCCCAAAGCCTTGAATGTGGCTTCATCGGGAATCAACCTACGCTTATTGCCACTGATGACATAAACTGCTGGCAAGCTGCCCTTCAAGAGAGTTCCGTCTTTAAAAGAGAGAGAATTAAGAGATAAAGGTGCGTATTCTGGCAGGGACTTCATCTCTCGATCGGATATCTGTCGGACATCTTCTTGTTTGTATCCTAGCGACTCAAATGTCTTCGCATCTGGAATCAACCTGCGCCCGCCCAGGCTAATTAGATAAACGCGATCGCTGCTATCTTTAACCAGCGTGCCATCTTTAAAGTCAGGATTGCTTTTGAGTAAAATTGGTGGTAGCTCTGGAATCGCTTTGAGCTGCTGTTCTGGAATCTGCGTGACTTTTTCCCACCTGTAGCCGAGTGCGTCGAAGGTGGCAGGATTGGGAACGAGCCGCCGCCGCCCCGCATTAATTACATATACAGGGGTAGGAGTGTCACCTCTGACCAAACTACCTTCTGGCAATTTAGGTAAAGCCACGGAGGGAGACATAACTGTTGGCTTAGATGGCTGTAGCGATCGAGGAGAAGAGCGTTTAGAAGAATTCGGTTGAGGTTGGGCATATAGCGAGTAAGGAGCGATCGCGCTAGTAACGATCGCGACACTGGCACTCGTAACACCGATCGCTATACTTGCCAAAACACCTTGCAGAGTTAATGCTGCGGCGATCGAGGGTAATTTTTTCATAGGTAACCACAGCAAAACCAACCACTTACAGCTCTTTCCCATTTTCTTTACAACCAGAGCAGGCTGAGTAATATATCAACACATTTAGCAATAATTATTTACCATGATTTTCGGAAATCTCGTCATCTTTGCGATCGCGATCGCCAGCACTAATTGCCTTAGCATCCGCACTCCCGTCTTGCAGTTCTCCAGAGGGCAATGCATCTAAACTATCTGATTCCTCTGCCATGAGTTTGTGCCCGTAGAAATGGTTGAAAAGTATCCGACCGATTCCCGCTACAGGTGGTGCAATTATCGCCCCCACTACACCCAGCAGTTCCGCACCCACAATAATTGACAGCAACAACTCAAACGGATCGAGGTTGAGATATGGCCCCACCAACCAGGGTTGCAGGATAAATGCCTCAATCTGCTGCAATACGAATGATATGCCAACTACGGCAATGACTTTGCCAACTCCCATCCCCCAAGCGGCAATCACCATAGGAATTAACCCCAAGATCGGGCCAACAAAGGGGATTAGATTAGATACCGCTACCAGTAATCCTAAAGCCCCCGCAAACGGAACGTTTAAAAACGCCAGTGCCAGATAGGTGCAAAATCCCAACAATGCCGAGGTGCCAATTCTGCCTAAGACATACGCACCAAGGCAGCGGGTAATCGGAGGAATCAACGTGTAGACCTGAGCGCGTACCTCAGGAGCAAATGGTCTGAGTACCTTACGCAATAGCTCCTTGGCATGGACTACCATGTAGCCTGTAATCAACATACTGAGCAAGGTTACGCCCAGAGCATTAATCAGGCTAAGCGTGAAGTTAACCGTCTGGCTTGCCAACTCCTTGCCAAACGCTTGGACTTGATCCAGGATGACTTTCGGCTGTAATAGTTCGGTAAGTCGTTGTGGATCGATATTAAAAATTGGCTGAGTGGGAACTGGAATTTGCTTGACCAGTTCCGGTAAATTTGTAAAAAACAGACCTAACTCTGCAATTATTCTGGGCGCAGGTGCTATGGTCAGCACGATAATGAGTAAAACGCCCAAATAGATAATCGAGATCGCCACACCTCGGCGAATGCGATATTTCTCCATGCTTTCGACTAGTGGCGTAATTGCCCCAGCAAAAAACAGGCTGCCCAGCATAAGCTGCATGGTTTGCCTGAGGACAAAGGCGAGGTAGATCGCGAGTAGTGCAATCAGGCCGCGCCGGAGGTAACGCCAGATTAGTTCTTTGTTATGTAACACGAGCTAGACGAACCTGTGAATTTGCGGAATGCTAAGAGCCTCTGCCGGGTAATCTCATGCCTTCAGCAGCTTGACGATATAACTCCACTTCCGCCGTGAAATCAATCGGCAGTACCGCGACAACATTCTCATGAGGACGTGGAATAATCACCCAAGTTTCCAGGACACCACCGTAAGCAGTTTCTGCTGCCACTATACCTGCATCCATTGAGGTTTTGACTTCAGACACATCGCCCCGAATCAAAACACAAAACCTAGCACTTCCACACCTGAGGTACCCCACTAAAGTTACCCGACCAGCCTTAACCATTGCATCTGCTGCGGCCAAAACTCCTGGAAAGCCTTTTGTCTCCAGTGCGCCAACTGCCTGCTGTGCCATTCTATGAAATCTCCTGTGATAAATTTCTGCGATCGCTGGGTTTTTATTGTACGAGTTTTGGTTACTTAGCGGAACGGTAGATCGACATCCGTGTAGTCAAGTGGCAAGACTCCTATAACATTTTCAGGTGGATTGGGCACGATGTAGTGAGTAACTACCTCGCCACCATAAGTCTTATTACCTGCTTCAATACCTGCTTCCATTGCAGGCTTG includes:
- the egtD gene encoding L-histidine N(alpha)-methyltransferase; translation: MAISKAESEVSKAMLGDRLFLERLVNATDSVYTSGADVVSGLSQQPKTLPAKYFYDDRGSELFEQICQLPEYYLTRTETSILQACALDIAKITGPCELVELGSGSATKTRILLDAYTEMGYPLHYLPIDISTGILESSALDLLHDYPTLKVHGLVGTYELALERLSLPHLPTRTICFLGSTLGNLNNRECDLFFNRIASTLNKGEYFLLGVDLQKPIEILEAAYNDDRGVTAQFNLNMLRHLNHRFDGDFDLTQFNHQAFYNLSEHQIEMHLRSLKPQSVKLRSLDLTINFAPDETIRTEISRKFDTQKLTQTLENIGLARVKTWTDRNRWFGLLLMQMS
- the ykgO gene encoding type B 50S ribosomal protein L36, with translation MKVLSSLKSAKTRHKDCKVVRRRGKIYVICKSNPKFKARQG
- a CDS encoding ADP-ribosylglycohydrolase family protein: MKPSHITGSILGTAIGDSIGLPYEGLSRHRASKLLGFPNQHRLLFGFGMISDDTEHTCIVAQSLIASGGNLAEFQNQLARRLRWWLLGFPAGVGLATLRSILKLWFGVSPNKSGVFSAGNGPAMRSAILGVAISDLDRLREAVRIASRITHTDPKAEYGAFAIALAARNACQTIVSGDDFMAQLNSCLDSDANQLISLISQAVDSVKKAESTPQFAAGLGLSGGVSGYVYHSVAVAIHAWLSHQHDYQGAIIAAVQCGGDTDSIAAMVGGIVGASVGKEGIPTEWLHRLLEPSRSIKWMECLAKQLGASIQTGTANQPIQLSVPGLLLRNVLFLLVVLSHGFRRLLPPY
- a CDS encoding adenylate kinase, encoding MNKVAVFGNAGGGKSTLSKRLAQMTGLPMVALDLLKYKPGGSEIPYEEYKAAHDRLLQQDQWIIDGYGSWDTVWERLEVADTLVYLDMPVLQHYWWVTKRFLKGCLVPPENWPENSPLLRGTLNSYYTVWLCNKKLTPKYREYVHKSKENKRVYHLQSPKHVKEFYRVVELELAK
- a CDS encoding calcium-binding protein, which encodes MSGSDDNSSGGGRDDTLPGDVRHSGLDDGANHDLFDDRGNHFEIDDRGNHFEIDDRGNDRFVGNDANEDFHGGMGDDDLFGNGGDDSLSGSRGRDTLDGGIGDDSMLGGRGADDLIGREGDDFLHGNRGDDILNGFGGGAGEVDTLQGGLGADIFVLADANGTFYGADDSFAIVLDFSGAEGDTIQLSGGAANYRLEFDFSNSSSGDTLLRRSDNNDLIAIFTDTTSIDLSLDAIFV
- a CDS encoding sigma-70 family RNA polymerase sigma factor produces the protein MRSDSLPAYFQSPVDAPPSDLELFRALQTRQPLVLGQLYDLYGDIMYSLALRILGNPQEAEDLVQEIFLSLWRACTFNPDRGSFKTFLLVLVRSRAIDRLRSQKKTRTMLERSGKEITDKQFSSAPLDEVAADEVGQRVRLALANLPENQRQALEMSYFEGLTQREISDRLEVSLGTVKSWFRLGFTKLRQSLEDLIN
- a CDS encoding anti-sigma factor domain-containing protein, yielding MPPSSPQEPIPEHLEELMVGYVLNALSPEEAAEFERYLQADPSLTTKMKQLEEVIGLIGRTPPLVAAPAELKNRIIKAAQAQVGIFERLRLTLPAIKLPAIKWRRIAAIALALVAVGVAIDNYQLRQKLALQKMSGSKVEESELYVFHLKGTPAASTSMGSVMLDLHAGRVVFALQNLPPLPEGEAYHLWAFMEGKKILCGRFNTTPSGQIVTTLPVELKEYTNPVKFVRVSRESTTTPPNPQKKALVMTSES
- a CDS encoding AI-2E family transporter translates to MLHNKELIWRYLRRGLIALLAIYLAFVLRQTMQLMLGSLFFAGAITPLVESMEKYRIRRGVAISIIYLGVLLIIVLTIAPAPRIIAELGLFFTNLPELVKQIPVPTQPIFNIDPQRLTELLQPKVILDQVQAFGKELASQTVNFTLSLINALGVTLLSMLITGYMVVHAKELLRKVLRPFAPEVRAQVYTLIPPITRCLGAYVLGRIGTSALLGFCTYLALAFLNVPFAGALGLLVAVSNLIPFVGPILGLIPMVIAAWGMGVGKVIAVVGISFVLQQIEAFILQPWLVGPYLNLDPFELLLSIIVGAELLGVVGAIIAPPVAGIGRILFNHFYGHKLMAEESDSLDALPSGELQDGSADAKAISAGDRDRKDDEISENHGK
- a CDS encoding carbon dioxide-concentrating mechanism protein CcmK, giving the protein MAQQAVGALETKGFPGVLAAADAMVKAGRVTLVGYLRCGSARFCVLIRGDVSEVKTSMDAGIVAAETAYGGVLETWVIIPRPHENVVAVLPIDFTAEVELYRQAAEGMRLPGRGS